In a genomic window of Glaciimonas sp. PCH181:
- a CDS encoding aminopeptidase P family protein: MFESTHYTERRHKLRQQFSSGILLIPGNSHASINYPHNHYWFRQDSSFSYFFGLNEADIAGVIDIDSGEDILFGDDPDIDEVVWTGQQSSFGERAAMVGVTTLRSMLKLHDVIADARRKQREIHYLPPYRGESILLLSRLFDCMPEQVQAGVSSSLIAAVIGLREIKSEAEIAEMESALAITKEMHVAAMRETKPDKFEYEVVGTIEGIMRSHDLQGAYPVIFTRHGEILHSRDHTQQLRAGDLVVNDSGVSSALGYASDITRTIPVGGKFSARQRAVYEVVLAAQETAIAAIAPGVTYLALHKLAALIIVNGLSALGFFKGDPQQVVDSGAYAICFPHGLGHQIGLDVHDMEGLGETAVGYDASVGRSPLFGMRNLRLAKPLRTGMVLTVEPGIYFIPELIKRWQAEGLHSELINYPRFAEYMDFGGIRIEDNVLVTANGARVLGPAIPKSCEEVEAVMAT; encoded by the coding sequence ATGTTCGAAAGTACCCATTACACTGAACGCCGTCATAAGTTACGGCAGCAATTTTCGTCCGGCATACTGTTGATTCCGGGGAATAGCCACGCTTCGATCAACTATCCGCACAATCATTATTGGTTTCGGCAGGATTCATCGTTCTCCTATTTTTTTGGATTGAACGAGGCCGATATTGCCGGGGTAATTGATATCGATAGTGGCGAAGATATTTTGTTTGGCGATGATCCCGATATCGATGAAGTTGTGTGGACCGGGCAACAATCGTCGTTTGGCGAACGCGCTGCGATGGTTGGTGTTACCACGCTCAGGTCGATGCTTAAGCTGCACGATGTCATCGCAGATGCGCGCCGCAAGCAGCGCGAAATTCACTATTTGCCACCGTATCGCGGTGAGTCCATCCTGCTGTTATCACGTTTGTTTGACTGCATGCCTGAACAGGTGCAGGCGGGCGTTTCGTCCAGCCTGATTGCTGCGGTCATCGGTTTGCGTGAAATAAAATCCGAGGCAGAAATCGCCGAAATGGAAAGCGCCTTAGCCATTACCAAAGAAATGCACGTGGCGGCAATGCGAGAAACCAAGCCCGATAAATTTGAATATGAAGTGGTGGGGACTATCGAAGGCATCATGCGCAGCCATGATTTGCAAGGCGCTTATCCTGTGATTTTTACTCGACATGGCGAGATATTGCATAGCCGCGATCACACGCAACAACTACGCGCAGGCGATTTGGTGGTGAACGATTCAGGGGTTTCTAGCGCTTTAGGCTATGCCTCTGATATCACTCGGACGATTCCGGTCGGCGGCAAATTTAGTGCGCGTCAGCGTGCTGTTTATGAAGTTGTTCTGGCCGCGCAAGAAACCGCCATCGCCGCCATCGCGCCGGGTGTGACGTATCTTGCGTTGCATAAACTGGCAGCGCTAATCATTGTCAACGGTTTATCGGCCCTTGGCTTTTTTAAAGGCGATCCGCAGCAAGTGGTGGATTCCGGCGCGTATGCAATTTGCTTCCCGCACGGCCTTGGTCACCAGATTGGCCTGGATGTGCATGACATGGAAGGTCTCGGCGAAACCGCAGTGGGATATGACGCCAGCGTTGGCCGCAGCCCGTTGTTCGGCATGCGCAATTTACGTCTGGCAAAACCCTTGCGCACCGGCATGGTTCTGACGGTCGAGCCGGGGATTTACTTTATTCCAGAACTGATTAAACGCTGGCAGGCAGAGGGGCTTCATTCTGAGCTGATTAACTATCCGCGTTTTGCTGAATATATGGACTTTGGTGGGATTCGGATCGAAGATAACGTTCTGGTCACCGCAAATGGCGCAAGGGTATTGGGACCTGCAATTCCTAAAAGTTGTGAAGAAGTAGAAGCAGTGATGGCGACGTAA
- a CDS encoding helix-turn-helix domain-containing protein: MALPQLGKIIRARRHAVKKTLVQIASETGLTAGFISQVERNLTSPSISSLVVIAKALGVPIGDLIKQPEQVLSASYQDQRQAYSVASGPVKYERLSTVFPGSRVHSVKFTIPSGYKSELLSHEGDEMVFVLSGQVEYTVGLKQYLLSAGDSLHFDGTIAHSVEALMHKSKQAELLWVGTAQLFDGLNGRDVEEEIGSSGNDRFMHGTEVTASV, translated from the coding sequence ATGGCGCTACCACAATTAGGAAAAATCATTCGGGCCCGGCGTCATGCCGTCAAAAAAACACTCGTTCAAATTGCGAGCGAAACTGGTCTGACAGCGGGGTTTATTTCACAGGTTGAGCGTAATCTGACCAGCCCTTCGATCAGCTCTTTGGTCGTCATCGCAAAAGCGTTGGGCGTGCCGATTGGCGACCTGATTAAACAGCCGGAACAAGTGCTATCGGCCTCCTATCAAGATCAGCGGCAAGCCTATTCGGTCGCTAGCGGCCCTGTCAAATACGAACGTTTATCCACGGTTTTTCCCGGTAGCCGGGTGCATTCGGTGAAGTTCACCATACCATCCGGTTATAAATCAGAACTGTTGTCGCATGAAGGCGATGAAATGGTTTTTGTACTCAGCGGTCAAGTCGAATACACAGTGGGTTTGAAGCAATACCTGCTGAGCGCTGGCGATAGTCTGCACTTCGACGGCACTATTGCGCACAGTGTTGAGGCGCTGATGCACAAAAGTAAGCAAGCGGAACTGTTGTGGGTCGGCACTGCACAGTTATTCGATGGACTCAACGGGCGCGATGTGGAGGAAGAGATCGGTAGCAGCGGCAACGACAGATTCATGCACGGCACCGAAGTTACTGCGTCGGTATAA
- a CDS encoding replication-associated recombination protein A — protein MSDLFKVEPTPPLAEALRPAKLDDVIGQSHLLGAGKPLRLAFESGKPHSMILWGPPGVGKTTLARLTANAFACEFIALSAVFSGVKDIRAAMEQAEQNLAMGKHTILFVDEIHRFNKSQQDALLPYAESGLVTFIGATTENPSFEVNSALLSRAQVYVLQALTDDELKQLLARAQERVLSHLQFDDAAVNTLIGYADGDARRLLNLLEQCSAGIKASGTTQVTSTFLQNALMLNARRFDKGGDNFYDQISALHKSVRGSNPDAALYWLCRMLDGGADAKYLSRRIVRMAWEDIGLADPRAIQIANDAATTYERLGSPEGELALGQAVIYLAIAAKSNAGYNAFNQAMAFVKHDKSREVPVHLRNAPTKLMKELGYGHAYRYAHDEPNAYAAGETYLPDDMPEPGWYAPVPRGMEVKIGEKMTWLRDLDKKARGE, from the coding sequence ATGTCTGATCTATTTAAAGTAGAGCCTACGCCACCTTTGGCGGAGGCTCTTCGCCCTGCCAAACTCGATGATGTCATCGGTCAAAGCCATTTGTTGGGGGCTGGTAAGCCTCTGCGTCTGGCGTTTGAATCCGGCAAGCCACATTCGATGATTTTATGGGGGCCGCCGGGCGTTGGCAAAACCACTTTGGCGCGCCTGACCGCAAACGCTTTTGCGTGTGAATTTATTGCGCTGTCAGCGGTATTTTCTGGCGTGAAAGATATTCGCGCCGCGATGGAACAGGCAGAGCAGAATCTGGCGATGGGTAAGCACACCATCCTGTTTGTAGATGAAATTCATCGCTTCAATAAATCTCAGCAAGACGCGTTGCTGCCCTATGCCGAATCAGGCCTGGTCACATTTATTGGCGCAACCACCGAAAATCCATCGTTTGAAGTCAATTCGGCGCTGCTGTCGCGGGCGCAAGTGTATGTCTTACAGGCGCTGACGGATGACGAATTAAAACAATTGCTCGCCCGTGCGCAAGAACGTGTTCTGTCTCATTTGCAATTTGACGATGCAGCGGTCAATACGCTGATTGGCTATGCCGATGGCGATGCGCGGCGACTGTTGAACTTGCTGGAGCAGTGTAGCGCTGGCATCAAAGCATCCGGTACGACGCAAGTAACGTCGACGTTTTTGCAGAATGCATTGATGCTCAACGCCCGGCGCTTTGATAAAGGCGGCGACAATTTTTATGACCAGATTTCTGCGTTGCATAAGTCGGTGCGTGGCTCGAATCCAGACGCGGCGCTGTATTGGCTATGTCGGATGCTGGATGGCGGTGCAGATGCCAAATATCTTTCGCGCCGGATTGTGCGTATGGCGTGGGAAGACATTGGATTGGCCGATCCCCGTGCGATTCAGATTGCGAACGACGCCGCGACTACTTATGAACGTTTAGGCTCGCCAGAAGGAGAGTTAGCGCTGGGGCAGGCGGTCATCTATCTGGCAATTGCGGCGAAAAGTAATGCTGGCTACAACGCGTTTAATCAAGCGATGGCATTTGTTAAGCATGATAAATCGCGCGAAGTGCCGGTGCATCTTCGCAATGCGCCCACCAAGCTGATGAAAGAGTTGGGCTATGGTCATGCTTACCGGTATGCGCATGACGAACCTAACGCCTATGCTGCGGGAGAAACCTATTTGCCCGATGATATGCCTGAACCCGGCTGGTACGCGCCAGTGCCCAGAGGGATGGAAGTAAAAATTGGCGAAAAGATGACCTGGTTGCGCGATCTCGACAAGAAGGCGCGGGGGGAGTAA
- the fdxA gene encoding ferredoxin FdxA, giving the protein MPFVVTDSCILCKYTSCVDVCPMNCFREGPNFLVIAPDECIDCSLCVSECPVNAIYGEAELPAEQRHFIQLNAELAARADWKPITRSTAPLPEHERWRAISDKLAFLDGV; this is encoded by the coding sequence ATGCCCTTTGTTGTCACCGATTCTTGCATTCTTTGTAAATACACCAGCTGCGTCGACGTCTGTCCGATGAACTGTTTCCGCGAGGGTCCGAATTTTTTAGTTATCGCGCCGGACGAATGCATCGACTGCTCATTATGTGTGTCGGAATGCCCGGTAAACGCCATTTATGGAGAAGCTGAATTGCCAGCCGAGCAGCGCCATTTCATCCAATTGAATGCTGAACTAGCCGCGCGTGCCGACTGGAAGCCAATTACGCGCTCCACAGCCCCACTACCAGAGCATGAACGATGGCGCGCAATTTCTGACAAACTCGCTTTTTTAGACGGCGTGTAA
- the lolA gene encoding outer membrane lipoprotein chaperone LolA, producing the protein MIGTLALSAILLPGLASASALEQFKSFVSSTQSAKGEFTQQLVKTDSGANKAKVSAPSSGTFIFARPGKFIWTYVKPYEQVLQADGDKLYIYDKDLNQVTTKKLGNALGSSPAAILFGSNDLEKNFTLKEGQTKDGLEWLEVTPKAKDTTFDQIGIGLRNGLPEAMELRDSFGQVSLLSFKNFVKNPPAPSGGFKFVVPKGADVFNN; encoded by the coding sequence TTGATCGGAACCCTGGCTCTGAGCGCGATTCTGTTGCCGGGCCTTGCCAGCGCAAGCGCTCTGGAGCAATTTAAATCCTTCGTCAGCAGCACGCAGTCTGCGAAAGGCGAGTTCACGCAACAGTTGGTGAAAACCGATAGCGGCGCGAATAAAGCCAAAGTGTCTGCGCCGTCGAGCGGCACTTTTATTTTTGCCCGGCCCGGTAAATTTATCTGGACCTATGTGAAGCCGTACGAGCAAGTGCTGCAGGCGGATGGCGACAAACTGTACATTTACGATAAAGATTTAAATCAGGTAACGACGAAGAAATTAGGCAACGCGCTTGGCTCATCTCCGGCAGCGATTCTGTTCGGTAGCAACGATCTGGAAAAGAATTTCACGTTGAAAGAGGGCCAGACCAAGGATGGTCTGGAATGGTTGGAAGTAACGCCAAAAGCCAAAGATACGACGTTTGATCAGATCGGCATCGGTTTGCGGAATGGCTTGCCCGAGGCAATGGAATTGCGCGATTCGTTCGGTCAGGTATCGCTGCTGTCGTTCAAGAATTTTGTTAAAAATCCACCTGCGCCTAGCGGCGGCTTTAAGTTTGTTGTACCTAAAGGGGCGGATGTTTTTAATAATTAA
- a CDS encoding DNA translocase FtsK codes for MTRTTQAYTRSAKPKAAPAPQNRLVRLLSEARWIIFAVLTTYLLIIFISYSKTDPGWSHSKAVAHLNNWGGWFGAYVADLMLFVFGASAWWWCVLLLRSLWCGYQRISQRLVVESEPEEEHPHEMLIRALGFALILIGSMGIEYMRMYSLHVQLPRAPGGVLGQVIGGNAQSVLGFTGATLLLLLLFALGVSLFFHVSWLTVAERIGQGVEGAIQWVRNLIAAREDRRAGFVAAVKREEVVVQERAKAVEAPPIRIEPQIVTVQKSERVEKERQTTLFQDMPDTNLPPLSLLDEAPPVQITVSDETLDYTSRLIEKKLSDFGVQVRVVAAYPGPVITRYEIEPATGVKGSQIVGLARDLARSLSLTSIRVVEVIPGKMFMGLELPNPKRQIVRLTEILSSKVYNDGVSSLTIALGKDIGGHPVVADLAKMPHLLVAGTTGSGKSVGINATILSLLYKSDPKDVRLILIDPKMLELSIYEGIPHLLAPVVTDMRQAGHALNWAVNEMERRYKLMSKMGVRNLGGYNQKIADAEKREEKIPNPFSLTPDAPEPLEKLPTIVVIIDELADLMMVVGKKVEELIARIAQKARAAGIHLILATQRPSVDVITGLIKANVPTRIAFQVSSKIDSRTILDQMGAEALLGMGDMLYMPPGTGLPIRVHGAFVSDEEVHRVVDYLKEQGEPNYVEGILEGGVMEDGGDGAVGTAAGGTEGDELYDQAVAIVLKNRRASISLVQRHLRIGYNRAARLLEQMEQSGLVSTMQSNGNREILVPAGKPE; via the coding sequence ATGACTAGAACAACCCAAGCTTATACTCGTAGCGCAAAGCCAAAAGCTGCGCCTGCGCCTCAGAATCGTTTGGTCCGACTGCTATCTGAGGCACGCTGGATCATCTTTGCGGTGCTGACTACCTATTTACTGATCATTTTTATAAGTTACTCCAAGACTGATCCCGGCTGGTCGCATTCAAAGGCGGTGGCGCATCTGAACAATTGGGGCGGTTGGTTTGGCGCGTATGTGGCGGATTTGATGCTATTTGTGTTCGGCGCATCGGCCTGGTGGTGGTGCGTGCTGCTATTACGTTCGCTGTGGTGCGGTTATCAGCGGATTTCGCAGCGTTTGGTGGTGGAAAGCGAGCCGGAAGAGGAGCATCCGCACGAAATGTTGATCCGCGCGCTTGGCTTTGCGTTGATTCTGATCGGCAGTATGGGGATTGAATACATGCGGATGTATTCGCTGCATGTGCAATTGCCACGAGCACCGGGAGGTGTATTAGGCCAGGTGATTGGCGGCAATGCGCAGAGCGTTTTGGGATTTACTGGCGCGACGTTGTTGTTGCTGCTGTTGTTTGCCCTCGGCGTGAGTTTGTTCTTTCATGTTTCATGGTTGACGGTGGCAGAACGTATCGGTCAGGGCGTTGAAGGCGCAATTCAATGGGTCAGAAATTTGATCGCTGCCAGAGAAGATCGTAGGGCTGGGTTTGTTGCCGCAGTCAAGCGCGAGGAAGTTGTGGTGCAAGAGCGTGCCAAAGCCGTCGAAGCGCCACCGATCCGCATCGAGCCGCAAATCGTGACCGTGCAAAAATCCGAACGCGTTGAAAAGGAAAGACAAACCACGCTGTTTCAGGATATGCCTGATACCAATTTGCCGCCGTTATCCTTATTGGATGAGGCACCGCCGGTACAAATCACTGTCAGCGATGAGACGCTGGACTATACCAGCCGTCTGATTGAGAAAAAACTGTCTGATTTCGGCGTGCAGGTGAGGGTGGTCGCGGCCTATCCGGGGCCGGTCATTACGCGTTATGAAATTGAACCGGCAACTGGCGTCAAAGGTAGTCAGATTGTCGGTCTGGCGCGGGATTTGGCACGTTCACTGTCGCTGACATCGATACGCGTCGTTGAAGTCATCCCCGGCAAAATGTTCATGGGTCTGGAGTTGCCAAATCCGAAACGGCAGATTGTGCGACTGACCGAAATTCTCAGCTCTAAAGTGTATAACGATGGCGTTTCTAGTCTGACCATTGCGCTCGGCAAGGATATTGGCGGTCATCCAGTCGTCGCTGACTTGGCGAAAATGCCGCATTTGCTAGTGGCGGGGACGACCGGTTCGGGCAAGTCAGTTGGTATTAATGCCACGATTTTATCGCTATTGTATAAGTCCGATCCTAAAGATGTGCGCCTGATTTTGATCGATCCGAAAATGTTGGAATTGTCGATTTATGAAGGCATTCCGCATCTGCTGGCGCCGGTAGTGACCGATATGCGGCAGGCGGGTCATGCGCTGAACTGGGCTGTCAATGAAATGGAACGGCGCTATAAATTGATGTCGAAGATGGGCGTGCGTAACCTCGGTGGCTATAACCAGAAAATAGCAGATGCGGAGAAGCGCGAAGAAAAAATTCCGAATCCGTTTAGCCTGACGCCAGATGCGCCGGAACCACTAGAAAAATTGCCAACAATCGTCGTGATTATCGATGAGTTAGCCGATTTGATGATGGTGGTGGGCAAGAAGGTGGAAGAATTGATTGCCCGGATTGCGCAAAAAGCCCGTGCAGCGGGGATTCACTTGATTTTGGCTACGCAGCGCCCATCTGTAGATGTCATTACCGGCCTGATCAAGGCCAACGTCCCGACCCGGATTGCGTTTCAGGTCAGTAGCAAGATCGACTCTCGCACGATTCTGGATCAGATGGGGGCGGAAGCTTTGCTAGGTATGGGAGATATGCTGTACATGCCGCCGGGGACTGGTTTACCGATTCGTGTGCATGGCGCGTTTGTGTCCGATGAGGAAGTTCATCGTGTTGTGGATTATCTGAAGGAACAAGGCGAGCCAAATTACGTCGAAGGTATTCTGGAAGGCGGCGTGATGGAAGATGGCGGCGACGGCGCTGTGGGCACTGCTGCTGGCGGAACCGAAGGCGACGAGCTATACGATCAGGCGGTTGCGATCGTTTTGAAGAATCGCCGTGCATCGATTTCGTTGGTACAACGTCATTTGCGTATCGGCTATAACCGCGCCGCCCGCTTGCTGGAACAGATGGAACAGAGCGGGTTGGTATCGACCATGCAATCCAATGGCAATCGCGAGATTTTGGTACCTGCAGGAAAACCGGAATAA
- the trxB gene encoding thioredoxin-disulfide reductase: MTTEKPIKHAKVLILGSGPAGYSAAVYAARANLNPVLITGIEQGGQLMTTTDVENWPGDHGGVQGPELMQRLLKHAEEFNTEIIFDHIHTTKLSEKPFRLIGDSGEYTCDALIIATGASAQYLGLPSEEAFMGKGVSACATCDGFFYKGQEVAVVGGGNTAVEEALYLSNIATKVTLVHRREKFRAEPILIDRLMAKVAEGKIEIKYNHTLEEVTGDTSGVTGMNIKSTVDGTVTPVTLHGVFIAIGHKPNTSIFDGQLTMHNGYIKTKTGLEGMATATSVPGVFAAGDVQDHIYRQAITSAGTGCMAALDAQRFLEE; this comes from the coding sequence ATGACTACCGAAAAGCCTATCAAACACGCCAAAGTATTAATTCTTGGCTCCGGCCCCGCAGGTTACAGCGCAGCCGTCTATGCCGCACGCGCCAATCTGAATCCGGTATTAATCACCGGGATCGAGCAAGGCGGTCAATTGATGACCACCACGGATGTCGAGAACTGGCCCGGTGATCATGGCGGCGTCCAAGGCCCGGAATTGATGCAACGCCTGTTAAAGCACGCGGAAGAATTCAATACAGAAATTATTTTCGACCATATTCACACAACTAAATTATCGGAAAAGCCATTCCGTTTGATCGGTGATTCTGGCGAATATACCTGTGACGCGTTGATTATCGCCACTGGCGCATCGGCGCAATATCTGGGTCTGCCATCGGAAGAAGCCTTTATGGGCAAAGGCGTTTCTGCCTGCGCCACCTGTGACGGTTTCTTTTACAAAGGTCAGGAAGTTGCCGTGGTCGGCGGCGGCAATACTGCGGTAGAAGAAGCGCTGTACCTGTCTAACATTGCCACTAAAGTTACTCTGGTGCATCGTCGCGAGAAATTCCGTGCCGAACCTATCCTGATAGACCGCCTGATGGCAAAAGTTGCCGAAGGCAAAATCGAGATCAAATATAACCATACGCTGGAAGAAGTCACCGGGGACACCAGCGGCGTCACCGGGATGAACATTAAATCCACAGTTGATGGCACTGTCACCCCGGTCACACTGCACGGCGTATTTATTGCCATCGGTCATAAGCCTAATACCAGCATTTTTGACGGTCAGTTGACTATGCACAACGGTTACATCAAAACCAAAACCGGCCTTGAAGGCATGGCTACCGCTACCAGCGTACCGGGTGTTTTCGCTGCTGGCGACGTGCAGGATCATATTTACCGTCAAGCCATTACCAGCGCCGGTACGGGTTGCATGGCGGCACTGGATGCACAGCGCTTTTTAGAAGAGTAA
- a CDS encoding Smr/MutS family protein produces MSGPIKDFRALKPLRKTLKAQHEERRIAAAEQLLQQQKAQIENDQFSDRIGPVFPLKSSGEIAVHKVVARPFPHFKTRHLDEKAETRSECSAILQASLSDAFSIENLLDSDAHFRFARSGVGPDVLPKLYRGHWATRQHLDLHGLRSDQARDTLVDFLQFAHKRRWRCVCVIHGKGFGSVNQAPVLKAKVRDWLVQIEQVVAFCQANEGDGGSGALIVLLKSQVRY; encoded by the coding sequence ATGTCCGGCCCGATAAAAGACTTCCGCGCCCTCAAGCCGCTGCGCAAAACACTCAAAGCGCAACACGAAGAGCGTCGGATTGCTGCGGCTGAACAACTACTGCAACAGCAAAAAGCACAGATCGAAAACGACCAGTTCAGTGATCGGATTGGTCCTGTATTTCCGCTTAAATCTTCTGGTGAAATCGCTGTTCATAAAGTTGTGGCGCGGCCGTTTCCGCATTTTAAAACCAGGCATCTTGATGAGAAAGCGGAAACACGCTCTGAATGCAGCGCGATTTTGCAGGCGTCTCTTTCAGATGCGTTTAGCATAGAAAATTTGCTGGATAGCGATGCGCATTTTCGCTTTGCCCGTAGTGGAGTTGGGCCGGATGTGCTGCCCAAACTATACCGTGGGCATTGGGCTACTCGGCAACATCTTGATCTGCATGGCCTGCGCAGTGATCAGGCGCGAGATACGCTGGTTGATTTTTTGCAATTTGCGCATAAGCGTCGATGGCGTTGTGTTTGCGTGATTCATGGGAAGGGGTTTGGGTCTGTTAATCAGGCACCGGTGCTGAAGGCAAAAGTTCGGGACTGGCTGGTGCAGATTGAGCAGGTTGTTGCTTTTTGTCAGGCTAATGAAGGGGATGGTGGATCAGGGGCGTTGATTGTTTTGCTGAAATCGCAGGTGCGATATTAG
- a CDS encoding TonB-dependent siderophore receptor, which translates to MKSPSVSLHQRHRRRARTLSAVTLLSAGLAGSHAHAQTLDSKGESNKATTAIGQVQDVVVTTGVRGEQRTVADSPAPIDVVSGEQLLHTGRAELSEALARLLPSFNFGTNVGGVNSTIRPVSNRGLGPAYTLVLVNGKRRHNSALLTNGGGDTTGVNAVDLDTIPLSAVDHIEVLKDSAAAQYGSDAVAGVVNVILKSSDHGGHIGISSGRLYGGSGDLNNNKLEGDVGFALPNDGFVHLSADVRKRGQSWWNFPATNTAVYSPASNPKNATWNRDGAHNGDPGIDAYNFSYNAELPVSPNVTLYSFATVGTSETVAGNNFRRPNGLATITQLFPNGYFADNNAKSLDLQITGGAKGKSDGWNWDFSSSYGKNRVLQYSDNTINPSLGPASPTSFSDLATFQFEQITNNADFTKSFDIGFKKPLQWSWGVEQRSERFSTLAGDPLGYLNGGYIFQPGDQNGNPNVGKPASVGAQAAIALAPKDAVSLRRNVLALYNDVGFYPTEKWFVDAAVRAEHYDDSAGNTISGKLNTRYDFTPAIAVRGTVGSGFRAPSLTQIGYSQTDNRTNINPVTGAVGPSLSLLLRNDSPLAHALGSQDLKPEKSVNFGLGIVLKPADNVNVTLDTYQIAIKDRIVRTGYLLGPALAPLLQSYGLTGTEWVQYFANGVDTRTRGLDLVMDTTADYGRWGVVRWNAAFNWNKTEITNIKAAPSQLGGLGPNPGGTLTWFGYAATGGIGDITGQPTTKLILSGRWFIDKFEVNLQTTRYASYVWQTTANRAQDYHFGAKWITDLDVTYALTKNIKLTLGAANLFDVRPDKNGPGDPSTGLSVYAYGPAPFAPSGGFYYAKASYDF; encoded by the coding sequence ATGAAGTCACCGTCTGTATCTTTGCATCAGCGTCATCGCCGACGGGCGCGCACGCTATCTGCTGTCACACTGCTGTCTGCCGGTCTGGCCGGTTCACACGCGCATGCTCAAACGCTCGATAGTAAAGGCGAGAGTAATAAAGCCACGACCGCCATCGGTCAGGTGCAGGATGTGGTAGTGACTACCGGCGTGCGCGGCGAACAGCGTACCGTGGCCGATAGCCCGGCTCCGATTGATGTTGTTAGTGGCGAACAATTGCTGCATACCGGCCGCGCTGAACTCAGCGAAGCGTTGGCGCGTTTGCTGCCGTCGTTTAACTTTGGGACCAATGTGGGGGGCGTTAATTCGACCATTCGTCCGGTCAGCAATCGTGGTTTGGGACCGGCATATACCTTGGTATTGGTGAACGGTAAACGTCGTCATAATTCGGCCTTGCTGACCAACGGCGGCGGGGATACGACCGGTGTAAACGCGGTGGATCTGGATACGATTCCGTTAAGCGCGGTCGACCATATCGAAGTATTGAAAGATAGCGCCGCCGCGCAGTATGGCTCGGACGCTGTAGCCGGGGTCGTCAATGTGATATTGAAATCATCTGATCACGGCGGCCATATTGGTATCAGCAGCGGACGTTTGTATGGCGGTAGCGGCGATCTGAATAACAATAAATTAGAAGGCGATGTCGGCTTCGCGCTGCCTAACGATGGCTTTGTGCATCTGAGTGCAGATGTGCGTAAACGTGGACAGAGTTGGTGGAATTTCCCTGCGACGAATACGGCTGTTTACTCGCCTGCGAGTAATCCGAAGAATGCCACTTGGAATCGTGACGGCGCGCATAACGGCGACCCAGGTATCGACGCTTACAACTTCAGTTATAACGCTGAGCTGCCGGTCAGTCCGAATGTCACGCTGTATTCGTTTGCGACGGTGGGCACGAGCGAGACGGTGGCGGGTAATAACTTCCGTCGTCCTAACGGGCTGGCGACGATTACCCAATTATTCCCGAACGGTTACTTTGCCGATAACAATGCCAAATCGCTGGATTTGCAAATTACGGGCGGCGCGAAGGGAAAATCGGATGGCTGGAACTGGGATTTTAGTTCCAGTTACGGTAAGAATCGGGTACTTCAATATAGTGATAACACGATTAATCCATCGTTGGGGCCGGCGTCTCCAACCAGCTTCAGCGATCTGGCGACTTTTCAGTTTGAGCAGATTACTAACAATGCGGATTTCACTAAATCGTTTGATATCGGCTTCAAAAAGCCGTTGCAATGGTCGTGGGGTGTAGAGCAGCGTTCTGAGCGATTTTCTACGCTTGCAGGTGATCCGCTAGGTTATCTGAATGGTGGTTATATATTCCAGCCAGGTGATCAGAATGGTAATCCTAATGTTGGTAAACCGGCCTCAGTCGGGGCGCAGGCGGCGATTGCTTTAGCGCCGAAAGACGCAGTCAGTTTGCGGCGTAACGTGCTGGCGTTGTATAACGATGTGGGATTTTATCCGACTGAGAAATGGTTTGTGGATGCGGCTGTGCGGGCTGAGCATTACGACGATAGCGCGGGAAATACGATTAGCGGAAAGCTGAATACGCGCTACGACTTTACGCCTGCTATCGCGGTGCGCGGCACGGTTGGATCAGGTTTCCGTGCGCCTTCGTTGACGCAGATTGGTTATTCGCAAACTGATAATCGGACCAATATTAATCCGGTGACCGGGGCGGTTGGGCCAAGTCTGTCATTGTTATTACGCAATGATTCGCCGCTGGCGCATGCGTTGGGGTCGCAGGATCTTAAGCCGGAAAAGTCGGTCAATTTCGGTTTGGGTATTGTGTTGAAGCCTGCGGATAACGTTAATGTCACGCTGGATACGTATCAGATTGCGATTAAGGATCGGATTGTACGGACGGGTTATCTGTTAGGGCCAGCGTTGGCACCGCTGCTGCAATCGTATGGTTTGACAGGCACTGAGTGGGTGCAGTATTTTGCGAATGGCGTGGATACGCGCACGCGTGGGCTTGATTTGGTGATGGATACGACGGCCGATTATGGACGTTGGGGCGTGGTGCGGTGGAATGCTGCGTTTAACTGGAATAAAACCGAAATCACTAACATTAAGGCGGCACCTAGTCAGCTTGGCGGTTTGGGGCCTAATCCCGGCGGGACGTTGACGTGGTTTGGGTATGCTGCCACTGGCGGGATTGGGGATATTACTGGTCAGCCGACTACTAAGTTAATTCTGTCTGGGCGCTGGTTCATTGATAAGTTTGAGGTGAATTTGCAAACTACGCGGTATGCTTCTTATGTTTGGCAGACGACGGCTAATCGGGCGCAGGATTATCACTTTGGAGCTAAGTGGATTACTGATCTGGATGTGACTTATGCGTTGACTAAGAATATTAAGTTGACGTTGGGCGCGGCTAATTTGTTTGATGTGCGGCCGGATAAGAATGGGCCGGGTGACCCGTCGACTGGGTTGTCGGTTTATGCTTACGGGCCAGCGCCGTTTGCGCCTAGTGGAGGATTTTATTATGCTAAGGCATCGTATGATTTTTGA